gatctgagtgatctgttgggtttatattcagtgagcatatctgcaatatattgaggtcctagcccattgagtgatttatataccagtaataatactttaaaatcaattctaaatgtaactgggagccagtgtaaagacctgaggactggtgtgatatgttcatattttctggttctgctcagaatcctggcagcagcgttctgtatgagctgcaactgtcttatggtctttttgggaaggccagtgaggagtccattacaataatccaccctgctggtgatgaaggcatgcacaagtttctctaggtcttgactggaaacaaagcatctaattcttgcaatatttttcagatgatagtatgctgatttagttattgctttgacatgactactgaactctagagacacaccaagattcctgacttgatttttagttgtatgacccctagcgtcaaggtatgcattcaccttgagaacgtcatctttgtttccaaacacaatgacttcagttttgtctttgtttaactgaagaaagttttggcacatccaactgtttaattcatcaatgcattggcacagggattcaatggggctgtaatcgttaggtgatagggctaagtagatctgtgtgtcgtctgcatagctgtggtaagcaatttggttctttctcgttatttggctcattgggagcatatacaggttgaataggagtggcgcaagaattgagccttgagggactccgcatgtcatggacgtccactcagacttatggtctcctatactcacataataacctctcccttctaagtatgacctgaaccattttaggaccatcccagaaagccccacccagttttccagcctgtcaagaagtatgttgtgatcaacagtgtcaaatgcagcactgaggtcgaatagtaccagtactgataatttgcctgtatcagtatttaagcgaatatcgtttattatctttatgagcgctgtctctgtgatgcgatcggaaaccagattgaaaattgtcaaagtatccatttgagttcaagaatttgttcagctgattgaagacaactttttcaatgatcttgcctatgaaaggcagatttgagatcggtctatagttgcttaatatggtcttatccagattgctctttttcaagaggggcttgacaactgcagttttcagggagtttggaaaactcccagagagaagtgaggagtttatcacttctaggagatctgtttctaaacagttgaacacacttttgaaaaaagatgtgggaagtgcatcaagggcgcaggttgatgttttaaggtgctgtacggtttcttccaaaattttgccatcgatttctttgaaatcagacatagtaactactttctcaggttgtggtttgatttgtctgaccccagcacaactcaaggatgtgctgatcacctttctgatattattgattttttcagagaagaaagaagcaaactccctgcacttgctgtctgagagcatttcactgggaatctggcttggggggtttgtcagtctctctacagtcccaaaaagagtgtgtgtgttgtttaagttgctgtttataatattcgagaagaaagtctgtctagctttgcctagttccatattaaaagcatggatgctgtctttgtagatgttataatggactacaagttttgtcttccgccacatgcgctctgcttttctgcattgtcttttcatattttgcactgttgttgagtatctccaaggtgctttttgtctgccactcttcttcctgactttcacaggagcaatatcatcaattacacttttaacttttgagttaaaagaatcaaggagtaaatcaacagagtcagcagatatacttgatgttaaagatatagccttcataaatagtacacttcataaatagtacatcatgttcatgttctcgcagtgataacatgaaccatccacaaacacgtgtgatcgctacccagacacacgagaaacgcctgtggccgtctgaagcggagagcactctaccgcatccaggaacaacacgggggcggaaaggcatctttataaagatgcgtccttaaaaggacgttcaacgccgctgtgtttttgctcttttcgaggaaattactcttttaataaaatcactcttttatgaaaaactcgtaagtgtttttttatctgcgctgtcgaagtgcccaggttcaagaatgcacagctgtgcacgaaggagaaagccgctgttgtgcgttgtaaggtccaacagcatgcagagcatcagaggaatagcaggaacttggtgtgtaactcgcagcaactgcaaacacgaccatcggctctgaagaaattttctgaatgaactcccgtattcgccccgcttaaatacctgtatgtccgggggcgggatatgcaaataccgtctgccaacttctcattggccttttttcatagaacagaggtatatatcggcgctcaagagagacccctagtgtcgcttctctgacacaacgtggagagagcgacagaagggaaacaTGCTGCCTCAGATAAATTATTTCAATGGTTTAACGTGTTTGAATGAAACTGTGCCATTGTTGTTTTGACAATACACTAAAGCACATATCATGATTGAAAAGTGGTGTGTTTCGTAGTATATAAATCACAAATTTGCTAAAATCTTACTAATGTAGCTCCTGTTGTTTGGTTCCCCTCTTCTCAGTAACTGCAACTCTTTTTTTCCTCATTACTCccttctatgtgtgtgtgtgtttagttatGTAATGGAGGTTCAGTTACTGACCTGATAAAGGGTTTGCTGATGAGGGAAAAACATCTGGAGGAGCCCATCATCGCCTTCATCCTGTATGGAGCGCTTCTggtgagacagacacacacacacgcacatgcacacacacgcgcattcacgcacacacaaacacacatgcgcactaactttatgtatcttgtattttctttcaaatgtatttgtaaagcattttgaattgtcattgtgtataaaatgtgcaatataaataaacttgccttgcctaaaacacacacaaatgctcaTGCACAAACTCTTTTGAGTATAACTTTTTCACAGATATTAACTTTATCCTACCCTGAACTGCATCCAACATCAATTCATCCATCCAACATtaccaaacagacacacacacacacacaggtaatcTGCCCAGCACAGGGAATTCTGCCTCAGCTCTCTGATCATGCCAAAGCATATATTTTGTGCTGTGATAGTGAAGAGAGCGAGAGAATCCAGTTGTAGGCTTCAGGGGACAATCCCAGAGGCAGTCTGACCCTCCGGACCTCAACAACTGATTCAAGTTTTTCTGACCTTTTTTTTCAGggtctccagcatctccacaacAACAGAATCATCCACCGTGATGTGAAGGGCAACAACATCCTCCTCACCACAGATGGTGGAGTCAAACTTGTGGACTTTGGTAATGGCTGACAGTTTTTCTCCACTGAGAGAAACATAGAAAAAAGCATGGTACCATTACAAAAAAGTTATATGGTGATATCATGGTCCAGTAATGTTGTCAGATGTTGATAACATAGTActttgcagcctgatctcatgaaaattattctTTTATAATAATTTAGCATTTAATTTGTTGACAACACatgagaaatacagtatattattataatGTGGATAAACATCATCATATATTGTTATTGTGTACAAATTACAATGAGCtgaatactaatgatttatgtaatgctaatgtttatataatgtttaatgcTACTAAATTGAGGCGGCGAATCAGAGTAACAGTTCTAGCCGCTCAGGCATGTGACTGCTTTATCAAACTCACCCTCACACACCCTGAGCTTCGCCTGTGATAAAAGGGTTAAATGGTGTTTTGCATGTCAAGTGTGTGTGAGCGGTAAGGGGTGTGTGCGGCCATTGATTCTTGTCTGCCCGGGGCATGTTTAccttatgtgtgtgcgtgcgtgcgtgcgtgcgtgcgtatgtgCGAGAGAAGTGGAATCCGGCTGAGAATTCAAACGACCTTGTCACATAATACTAATGAACGCTAGTCACCCTCTCCCTGCCCTCATGTCACGACAGATTACTTGCCACCTGCTACGTCTGAATTTGTTtggttgttttattttgttatttctacTTGGAAAATACTAGTAAATGTATTGATCTGTGTACATTTTTGCATGAAGtacaaataatgaaaatgatctacaaaaaaaaaaaacttgtgaaaAGAAGTTGAACTAAGCTATGATTGTAAAACATGAGAACTTTTCTCTTTTGCAGGTGTCTCAGCTCAGCTGACGAGTGCCCGTCTGCGCAGAAATACATCTGTGGGAACCCCGTTCTGGATGGCACCTGAGGTCTGCTCTTATATTACCTCACTCCCTTTCTTTATTTATACATTTCCCTCTTTTGCTATGTGTAAagttattcaatggaaaggaggaggcgagaaccggcttttcaatataaataatagttttaatgataaacttaaaagacaacacaaacacacacgacggacatgtccgctaacgatctctctctcccgcacggccctctgcagtcagcctttaaacctcatgggaggcataattagcctaatacgagaccgggtgtgtagtatcacgacccggccccgccctccgccctgtcacattcctccctagttctctcaggctgggcagcccccggcctgacgtacatcccccccctctttccctggggggagggcgcgccttccgcgctgtctgccgacaggtcatccccatctacctggacgagggaggggacaaggggagggaaacagaaataattaaaatggggggtacttcctgtaacagtgtagtaccccccaaaaaactgtaaaatttaaaagaggataaaggccaacgcagagcgacagtgagagagagagagagaggagagagagatgaaaaaaaaaaactcttactcgccagttctccgatacgccgcagcttgttcctcggccactcctccaccctttatcggacgataaccgcgcctctctgggcggatccgaggcagtcctccagcccctgccGGACGGAACaccctgccgcgttctcggggaacagaaggggtctcccccgcccctggcagcagtcctctcgctccaggcggtcgccagtgagcccctccccgctcgcggtaggtggtcttaaaccccgccgcgtttcagcggccggtaggtgactcctgcgcccctggcagcggccctgccgctccaggcggtcggctaggagccccttctcccctcgcggtcgtcggccatcgtcctcgttcaggcggctgggctcctcgtcccccggcagatgggcgcggctgctccattggggtggacggtagtggcgagaactctactacggcgtatccctcctccttcccgggcttcggcaccagtgtaacgtgatcaatgaaaaggaggaggcgagaaccagcttgacgatataaatcatattttaatgagaaactcaaaagacaacataaacacacatgacggacatgtccgctaacgatctctctctcccgcacggccctctacagtcagcctttaaacctcaaggaggcataattagcctaatacgggaccggtgtgtagtatcaagacccggccccgccctccgccctgccacactatgCAATACGCCTCTCTTGATAAACTACAATAAAATCctattcttaaaggaatgtttacccaaaaatgaaaactctttatcatttgctCAACTCTTTGTTGTTTCACACCCGTATGACTTTATATCCTGCCTGCTGTTTTGCATACAatgcaatttaataaaaatattaattcaatTCTAATATGGTGCATAAAAATGCATTGTTGCAGGTTTAACATTGACATTCAATCATATTAAACTTCATCGGTTCTCGCATCTCCGTACTCTcgcagaggggaagattatcattaaataacGGCTTAACACCTTAAGCTCTGCTGCATATTTTGGCTGCCAATTTTTCACACAAATTTAAAAGCACAGCTTACACACATACTGTGGATTAATTGCAAAGCATTGGTCTCATTTTACAGAAATCccacaaataaaactaaataaataaataaaaagattccaataattaaaaaatgataaGGTATATGTTTGCAATCCTATGAtgaacatatatttatttattcattctgtCTTTGAAAGTCTGTGATTTAGGATCTGTTTGCTAAATGTCCCTGCGAAAGTGAATCCAGCCATGGATTGGCAACAAGTACTAatgtaggtaaaaaaaaaaggtctctgtttcatgatgacatacatcaatcactatgttaGTGTGTTACtgtatgtatctgctttttaatattttcctATCGGACGGTTCCTTTTAAAACCACTTCTAAATGGCAAAGTTGAAACTCctgttttagcacagcggttgattgacagggtAGTGCTTCACTGCTGCGTGGATGCATACAGGACATATCAgagtttacacctcaaatgcgatctggtcacatgcgtttttgaccagatTCCTATGaagtttttgtgatccgatcacaaaatggTTTAGaacccatttagacctgtatttatggctgaccacatgtgattgggtCAGCTgatacacatcttaataccaggtggaaacgggtcTAAAACACAAGATTCAGATCAAAAATGCAGGTGCCATTAGAAAAACTTCTCTAATTTAGTGccatttgaaaaacttttattgTCATAGTTCTACATCATTACCACAAGGTGGcgctcttatttttattttatgtaacaaaaatgctggatttattttataaaagtgaTGGAGTATAGATtccaagctttcaaatggtaccacatATAAATTATGTATCCGGGGACCACATTTAAAGTTTTTACACACTTCTGACTCCACAGAGTTTAAGAGTTAAAATTTCATCCTGTTtctcatatagcttcagaagtctTGCAATATAGAGctattatggtgcttttatgtcattttggagcttaaaggcacggtcacatttacctttgcatggtGACATTTTGTGGCAGTCATCTCAATAGGAATCTGCGCAATCGTTAATTTTAGCAAAGAAAGATTTCCCCTTGCGATTATCACGTGCAGTTTGGTGAATTTTGACAGGCGAATTCGCCATATTGACCGATAGGAAGTTGCTTGCTTTGGAAATGTCCTCTGTGTGGGCGGTGTTTCGTACACAGCTACAcgaaatattcacaatggacaggAATATCATATTAGTGgcgagtttctttttaacttcactctcaCGGAGTATAAAGTGCTGCATttaaaagaggctgcttggcaatttgtgttttgctggtttcacatgcACTCAACGTCCGGGCATGCCTTCTTCCCCTGCAGAATTTTGGCATGCAAAGATAAATGTGACCACGCCTTAACACCCCCAGTCTATTTactatcattgtatggaaaaaaattgCTTGGACATTGTATTGAATTTCTCTCTATGTGTtccatgatggtgaataaatcatgacagaattttgggATGCATTACTCCTATATGACCAAACCtgattaaacttattattattatttttctcctaAAAGCCATTTTAGTCATTGTAGTTTTACTCACTGAAGCAAATTCTGTTTCTTTAATGTTTGAGTTGCTTCAGGATAGTTTACTATTCTGTACAGAtctatgaaaatgtatatatattgctCAGTTTACACAACTTAAATGTGTGTGACTGaattctgagtgtgtgtgtgtggatcatggaaaGGTTAATAGCTGAGTGCCGCTCCTCTGTGAGTGTGAAATAAAGTGAGGTGATGGGGCCAGTGTGGGAGGCCCCTCAGGGCCAATTAAAATACAATCTAAATTAAATGCTTGGCAGTATGACGATTGGTCACAGTATTACTGACACGTGACTGAACACTGGAGGGCAACATAATTGTTGCGATTATTTACAGTCCAGTTATGATTAAACTTCACAAATATTGGTAAGCTGGagctaaaataacattttaaaatgaatgaattaattaatttgacaCTTATATTTCACTTTTCTGACAGATGAGTTTCATTTATAAAAATGAGTTTTATATAGAAAATGGAAAGGTTAAATTCACTAacgttaacgaatggaaccttattgtaatgtgttaccaaGATATCTTAATATTCCTTTAGATTCttatttagaacaatatttcctttttgtatcttcattttGAATGCCCTTTTATgattaaatcccagagatatgttGCTCTCAGTGAGGCTACGTCAAAAAATTATGACATTTGtttttcaatggtcgaaaaccaaatgtgggtccaATAAagctagttccccttctgtcactcacttcgacgttgtgtcgaagaagcgacactaggggtctctgttgagcaccgaatatacctctgaactatgaaaaaaggcctgcatggagagcacccctctctgctcgtcataaagcccctcgctcatccgctctcacaaccctcgacggcggagcggcccacgggtacatggcgattccccaggtggataggttggttgcgatccacctgtgccccgagaacgccgccaactggtggggtcgccctgtactcccctccaaggcctgtagcatgacgtcatcattgaccgctaaagcctacagcgccaccggacaggccgcttctgccctgcatgcattggccctcctgcaagtccaccaggtcaaggcacttaaagatctgcacgagggtattCCTGATCCCGACgtactgcaggaactgcgctcagcgaccgaccttgccctcaggGCCATGAAGGCGCAGTCACTCGAGCAGgagatggccacactcgtggttcaggaacgtcatctgtggctgaacgtggtcgagatgcgcaaaatggacaagacacgcttcctcaacgcccctgtctcccagttaggcctattcggcgacaccgtcgaggacttcgaccagcagttctccgcggtgaaaaaacagacggaggccatctcacacatcctgccctgctgcaaacctgccgccacgggctAAGCCCCTTCTGcgcgccgagggcgtccccctgcggctagaAAACATGATcagcctcaacccaggcccagctctcagccccagcatcgagcaccccgtAGGAAGCGCACGTCTCACAGACctcctcgaggacccagaaggctcccaggcgttcCTGAGACGttcgacccagagaccgagatgctcgctccggagctggtaagaagaccattcagtcccctggtggagggccaggaggagaatctttatttgaagttatttcatttgccgcactcctccggggctgcggtacccacgttctcaataaaagagcgatttcctttgtctctgggtcacctggcccacaaatgccgttctcatggcactctgctgCCAGACCTCGACAGTCCCCTGGACGCGGACCCCCCGCCTCCAGCCAAGccacgactgtcccctggccAGCTGGTTttgatgagtctagaggacgccgaTGCTGGACCTCCTCCTAAGTCACTAaccttcgagtcttttctcagcatcaGAGCCTCTGGACGCACTTTCGTCTCCCGacaccgtactacctgctccgccccggtGCGAAGCCCTGCCAGGTACATCCAAAATAattgtccctttagtgcccctagcacggagcttggatgcgtggctttcacttctcaagccatctcgctggctggccaggaccatccgactctgttacgcaattcagtttgacaGGCCCCCGCCCCCGTCATGgtacgctcctgccacatgtcacaactggcccatcatctcctcctttgCAGACAGCATCAAcagcctggagttgctgactcaagtcgctgcgtgccactcacatccctggcaacctcaatatggtagcggacgcgctgtcacgacttgcccagtggagagtgaaggctttacccccagtcggtccagctgatttgggaacggttcggcaaggctcaagtacacctgtttgcctcccgagagacctcccactgcccgctctggtatgcccgaacagaggctcccctcggagcAGACACAATGGCACACAGCAGGCCCACGGGGCTaagcaagtacgcatttcccccagtgagccttcttgcacaggtgctatgcaaggtcagggaggatgaggaacaagtcactctagtggctccctatcgGCCCACccaggcttggttctcggacctcatactccttgcgacagccctCTCTGGCGATTCCTCTGAGgtaagaccttctttctcagggacggggcacgctctggcatccgcacccagacctctggaacctctacgtctggcccctggacgggatgcggaagatctagctgatctaccacctactgttgtagacacgatcaaccaagccagagtctcctctaccaggcaactttacgccctcaagtggcacgcgaattggtgttcttctcggggcgAATACCCACAaaggtgtgcagtcaggtcagtgctctcatttctgcaggagaggctgcaGTGCGCTTTTTTCTTccaggagagcccactcactcagctccctggatgactcctccctagccctgtgggtccgcaattcagtggaggaattcaccGATCCAAttcactgcgggtactcaaatctaccctgtactggaataggtgctccgcaggttagGGCTCCTACATGGACAtggcctgtgtgtattttccgcagtatggTCTCCTTacaagtggacccgcgtctcccttgggcagttcccgctgccccccggtttgccgtgtctgtagcaactcctccctccgaagaggcgggatctaccactgcgccacttcccacatgtgacctaaaagcccatgtggtgtatttcgccacttgtacctccccctctctgggcgggtgttgtctccgcagggtctttaccccctgaaagaataggaaactgggtaagaccccttctcacaatgcgtgtaagggccccagccgttttgctctatgcgagaaacatagagagaaaagaggcccggctaggctcggccagttcccatgttggcaagcttcgccttgttcccctgtctagggtaactagaAGGGATTCCGCCGACTTTATTGGGCaatggggaagggtacgtgcagtgtGATgcagctggtcattttggcacatcaagtacctgcccgctcctgtgtcagcagtacacgtacacggctcagcgcatggcttgATTTAAAacgaacccctagtgtcgcttcttcgacacaacgtcgaagtgagcgacagacggggaaggTCTagtttacggatgtaacctccattccctgatggagggaaccagACGCTGTGTCCTtccagccacgtcgctgagctgagccactgttgtggccggaccatttccggctcctcagaaaaatcctgaatgaaacagatgcatttctccgcctatatacccgtatgtccgggggcgggacatgcaaattctgtctgccaacttcttatTGTccctttttcatagttcagaggtatatttggcgctcaagagagacccttagtgtcgcttcttcgacacaacatctcgttccctccatcagggaatggaggttacatccgtaacctagacatttttctTGTCCAAAAAAACAATGTTCTGAACTAGTGTTTAAACTAGAAAAATACCACTATTTATTGACATAACTACAATAATGTCAAAATATAAACTTTCGAGAGTACAAATGTACATAGTTATTTTGAGGAGATTACTTAAGTCTTTTTCTAGGACAAACATCTAGGAAACTACACTTATTCAAAAGTCACATTTGCTTTCCATTCAatctcattgtcatgttggagaAACAACTGAGAGACTAAAGAGATCTCATCTGTGATTTTAGTCACACTGACAGTGGGTGAATGTCATTGTTGTTGAGTGTGACACATGTGTGTGTACCTCTTTGTGTACAGGTGATAGCATGTGAACAGCAGTATGATTACTCATATGACGCCCGCTGTGATGTCTGGTCTCTGGGCATCACTGCCATTGAGCTGGCAGACGGAGACCCACCCCTAGCGGAGATGCACCCGGTCAAAGCGCTCTTCAAAATACCACGGTGAGACACCAGGAGgggctatacacacacacacacacacaccatacacacaggCAGTGGCAGCACCAGAGATTTTCGGTTGCAGGTGCAATGGGGATgcttaacatatatatatatatatatgtaaacgtTTTCAACACAAGGGCTATAGATACAACATACATAAGCCTGCCAATGTAAACCTCTGAAAATAATATTGCACACAATTCTGTCACAGTCGAGCCCTGAATACAACGGAGCAGCAAACAGCagcaacaaaagacaacagatgtGCACGCTTCGGCCTAAAATGCTCGCGAAATCACGAAATCACACAGCCAGTTACCAACATTAGTCTAATGAAATTTGTAACAGCCAACAGAGGGGAAAATCaagcacttaccatagatgtcTTCACAACAAAACAATACGCCTGTTGCTGTGATTGAGTGCGAAGGCATCAATGATGTTGTCACAGTCAAGGGTCCTCGTTCTCTCCGTGTCTATAGCCAAAAGTGCCAGATTACTGGTCCTAGTGTCTCCACTGCTGTTCCTCAGGTAGTTTTTTACAAGGTTCAGGCAAGAAAAACTGCGTTCACAGCTCACTGATGTGACAGGAAGTGTCAGGGCTATGCATATTAACTTATACAGGTCCATAAATGCATCTTTATATGGCCGCATTAAGGATAGGAACTCCTGTGTGCAATGGATAGCATGTCCCTGTTCTTCCTTCCTTTGCAGAAGCCACCGCACCTGATAGAGCTCTGCTGACAGGTTTTCCTCACTGACACCATAGTGTCGGGCCATGGGCAGCAGAAGTTGTTTGTCCAAAAACGATGTGTGTTTTGGGCTGAGAGTTGGTACACCTCTCAGTATGTAATTTGTCTCTGTTGAAAAGCGCCGATTCATTTCCACCATCAACCTGTCTATAACTGGATAGAAAGAGTGCGTTTTCATGTCATCGGTGTTGTCTGTCTGAGTTCTCTCTATCGGGGCCTCCACAATAAAATCTTCCAGGTGTCGAGTTTTCTGGGTCTGCCTTTTCTCGCGTGAAGTATGTGTTGTGCCTGTTTGCATACAGAGTCTCTGCTTGTTGTTGTATTTCTTTCCACTTAGTATCTGTGCGCTTTTCTGATAGAGCATTAATTACAGACTGGGCCAAATCCTCTGCCGCAACGAGGTCAAAATCGGGGGCCTGTAACTGATCTGACATGAACTTTGTTGTTCTAAATAAATCCTCAAACATGTTGAGATGCAAAACAAACTTCTCATCGATGATGGCACTAATGGCTCTTGCCTCTGCCCTCTGATGTGCGTTTGACTGAGTGATGACATCACGCAGAGTGGCTCGCAGAGCGGGGAGAGTTTTCTTGATGGCGCAGATCGCATTATAGTGGCAAGCCCAGCGAGTATCGCACAGTCTCTTGAGTTCCACTGTTTGTGCTGTCGGGACAAGCTCTTTTGGTTTTCTCATGAATAGATCGTGCACCACGGATCCAGAAAAAAACTTGTAGAGCAT
The Xyrauchen texanus isolate HMW12.3.18 chromosome 14, RBS_HiC_50CHRs, whole genome shotgun sequence genome window above contains:
- the LOC127655020 gene encoding myosin-IIIb-like, whose amino-acid sequence is MAGQASGRTDAVKDRGLDNSEETDKKEFYHLHGRIWRSLYGLYPYKSSMIGLESLADPSAEWDIMETIGKGTYGKVYKVINKKDGSQAAVKVLDPINDVDEEIEAEYNILRSLTNHPNVVKFFGMFYKADELSGGQLWLVLELCNGGSVTDLIKGLLMREKHLEEPIIAFILYGALLGLQHLHNNRIIHRDVKGNNILLTTDGGVKLVDFGVSAQLTSARLRRNTSVGTPFWMAPEVIACEQQYDYSYDARCDVWSLGITAIELADGDPPLAEMHPVKALFKIPR